The Athene noctua chromosome 3, bAthNoc1.hap1.1, whole genome shotgun sequence genome includes a region encoding these proteins:
- the ETFRF1 gene encoding electron transfer flavoprotein regulatory factor 1, translating to MASSLRGEVRTLYKNLLYLGREYPKGADYFRSRLKAAFLKNKDVKDPEKIKQLIAQGEFVIKELEALYFLRKYRALKRRYYSDDNP from the exons ATGGCCAGTTCTTTAAGAGGTGAAGTGCGGACTCTATACAAAAAT ctgCTGTACCTTGGAAGGGAGTATCCCAAAGGAGCAGACTACTTTAGAAGCCGTTTGAAAGCagcttttctaaaaaataaagatgtgaaagATCCTGAAAAAATTAAGCAACTAATTGCACAAGGAGAATTTGTTATAAAAGAGTTGGAGGCTTTGTACTTTCTCCGAAAATACAGAGCTCTGAAACGGCGCTACTACAGTGACGACAATCCATAA